The Peribacillus simplex genome contains a region encoding:
- a CDS encoding MBL fold metallo-hydrolase has translation MLNELKVTQVTIPMPFRLDHVHCFLAEGKKGWTIIDTGLNNKTTKDLWNPIIEKHDITDIIITHYHPDHFGYAGALQQLTGADVWMTQVDEHAGTTYWETDSLNLLKENYKACGMEDEVAVALSSDESGFMPQVKPYPTVNHHLEEGMNLHFGNYEYEVIFTPGHSDGLISLYNKEKSVLFSTDHILPRVSPNISYWFKGFCNPLEEFFTSLKKIQKLDVEYVIPSHGKPFQNANKRIVELLDHHQDRLHVIHENMKEPISVKRACHILFGNLPIHETRFAVGETLAHLEYLLLNDQCRKFKRDGKWYYQSI, from the coding sequence TTGCTGAATGAATTGAAAGTTACTCAAGTTACCATTCCAATGCCTTTTAGGTTGGATCATGTCCATTGTTTCCTAGCAGAAGGTAAAAAAGGGTGGACAATCATTGATACGGGATTAAATAACAAAACGACAAAGGATCTATGGAACCCAATTATCGAAAAACACGATATTACCGATATTATCATCACCCATTATCACCCAGACCATTTCGGATATGCCGGGGCATTACAACAATTAACCGGGGCGGATGTTTGGATGACGCAAGTGGATGAACATGCGGGAACTACGTATTGGGAAACGGATTCGCTGAACCTGCTTAAAGAAAATTATAAGGCATGTGGTATGGAAGACGAGGTAGCCGTCGCCTTATCCAGTGACGAAAGTGGATTCATGCCCCAAGTAAAACCCTATCCTACCGTAAATCATCATCTTGAAGAAGGAATGAATCTGCATTTTGGCAATTATGAGTATGAAGTAATTTTCACGCCGGGGCACTCTGATGGCCTGATATCATTATACAATAAGGAAAAAAGTGTCCTTTTCTCTACAGATCATATATTGCCCAGGGTATCTCCAAATATTTCGTATTGGTTTAAAGGTTTCTGCAACCCATTGGAAGAGTTTTTTACTTCTTTGAAAAAAATACAAAAGCTGGACGTTGAATATGTCATCCCTTCACATGGGAAACCGTTTCAAAATGCCAATAAAAGAATTGTTGAATTATTGGACCACCATCAGGACAGGCTGCATGTGATTCATGAAAACATGAAAGAGCCGATTTCTGTAAAAAGGGCTTGCCATATCTTATTTGGAAATCTGCCCATTCACGAAACCAGGTTTGCTGTTGGTGAAACATTGGCTCACCTTGAATACCTTCTTTTGAACGACCAATGCAGAAAGTTTAAACGTGATGGCAAATGGTATTATCAATCCATTTGA
- the glaH gene encoding glutarate dioxygenase GlaH, with protein MSIAEKKRAKFERKTEKYEVKVHPQSSRLYHIEISKEAIAAFLETVSKDNQSVQHLEYTPYARLIIASYLLDQVGEDFGELLRNIVHDRESGGFTLGLEGVTENTDEYVIFATAISYLLGTPNHDAMSGKYYARFSVQDTDSSDSYLRQAYRLFTLHTDGTFVDEPTDWLLMMKMIEQNARGGESRLLHLDDWKELDMYVNHPLSSHKFTYKAPKSKNIDQEIERLTFFNHNNKPGICYIDQFVYPESIEQAKYLRDLSDSLESDESVLELELPVGDLVVVNNIFWLHGRAAFEKDPNLNRELLRQRGRFNQ; from the coding sequence ATGAGCATTGCAGAAAAAAAGAGAGCTAAGTTCGAAAGGAAAACAGAAAAATATGAGGTGAAAGTTCACCCTCAATCCAGCCGTTTATATCATATAGAAATTTCTAAAGAGGCAATTGCCGCTTTTTTAGAAACCGTATCGAAGGATAATCAGTCTGTTCAGCATCTGGAATATACACCATATGCACGACTTATCATTGCTTCTTATCTATTGGATCAAGTGGGTGAAGATTTTGGTGAATTGCTTCGGAACATCGTTCATGATCGGGAATCCGGCGGCTTCACCCTAGGCTTGGAGGGTGTTACGGAAAATACGGATGAATACGTCATTTTTGCAACGGCCATTTCATACTTGCTGGGAACTCCAAACCATGATGCAATGTCAGGAAAATATTATGCCCGTTTTAGCGTTCAAGACACGGATAGCAGTGATTCGTATTTGCGTCAGGCTTATCGTTTATTTACCCTTCATACGGACGGCACCTTTGTAGACGAACCGACGGATTGGTTACTAATGATGAAGATGATCGAACAAAATGCACGCGGTGGCGAATCACGTTTATTGCACTTAGATGATTGGAAAGAGCTTGATATGTATGTGAATCATCCATTATCCAGCCACAAATTCACGTATAAGGCTCCAAAAAGCAAGAACATTGATCAGGAGATTGAAAGATTGACATTCTTCAATCATAATAACAAACCTGGTATATGTTATATCGATCAATTCGTTTATCCTGAATCAATCGAACAAGCCAAATACTTACGCGATTTATCCGATTCATTAGAAAGCGATGAAAGTGTCCTTGAACTGGAACTGCCTGTTGGAGATTTAGTTGTCGTAAATAATATATTCTGGCTTCACGGACGAGCTGCTTTTGAAAAAGATCCGAACCTGAACCGTGAATTACTTCGCCAGCGCGGAAGATTCAATCAATAG
- a CDS encoding DUF3870 domain-containing protein, with the protein MFNGKTIFIAGHARLPQGMAAKSVFETLTITAEVDAKYGVVLEASCTLATEHGREFIGRLLKGISLNDGVDDAIESIQSYYRGKAANALIAALKDLDLHFQQIKAGDKSKLSS; encoded by the coding sequence ATGTTCAATGGTAAAACAATTTTTATTGCAGGTCATGCGCGTTTACCTCAAGGGATGGCAGCGAAAAGTGTCTTTGAAACACTGACCATCACGGCAGAAGTCGATGCTAAATATGGGGTTGTCCTGGAAGCTTCCTGTACACTGGCAACAGAGCATGGCAGGGAATTTATTGGGCGTTTATTAAAAGGGATCAGTTTAAATGATGGTGTTGATGACGCGATAGAATCCATTCAATCTTATTATCGGGGAAAGGCGGCTAATGCATTGATTGCTGCCTTGAAGGACCTGGATCTCCATTTTCAGCAAATTAAAGCAGGAGATAAATCGAAACTATCAAGTTAG
- a CDS encoding FMN-binding glutamate synthase family protein yields MSGIANILIILGFTVIFIVIIILVFLLLYMIFFDRTQKHHAILRNYPVLGRIRYFLEKIGPEMRQYWFNSDNEGKPFSRDDYEHMVKSSKYLRDVIGFGSKRDFDEEGFFVKNSMFPKLAEEEKYDRETKVTTKRYILVKDPLFSQREEKWGDEVSSAFLLDDEDAVIIGPNTKHPFRVKGLIGMSAMSYGSLGKNAITALSEGLAAAKGTWMNTGEGGLSPYHLTGGVDIIMQIGPAMFGVRDSKGEMDWDELKRKSEIPEIKAFEVKLAQGAKTRGGHIDAEKVNPEIAEIRKVVPYKAIDSPNRFHQFNDVKSMCEFIERIREQTGIPVGIKMVIGGNDSVEELASYMKETGKGPDFISLDGGEGGTGASYQELIDSVGLPLKSALPILVSTLEKYGVRDRVKIIASGKLFTPDRIAIALAMGADLVNIARGFMIAIGCIQTMKCQSNACPVGVATTDPELQKALVIDEKKYRVVNFLVTLRKGLYRISAAAGLDSPIHFQPKHISYKDDKGIVTSLEDIMKEVKGHIGARQ; encoded by the coding sequence ATGAGTGGCATCGCAAATATTTTAATTATCCTTGGATTTACAGTTATTTTCATCGTTATCATCATCTTGGTTTTCCTATTACTTTATATGATTTTCTTTGACCGCACGCAGAAGCACCATGCAATTTTAAGAAATTACCCCGTGCTCGGGAGAATACGTTACTTTCTGGAAAAAATTGGGCCTGAAATGAGGCAATATTGGTTTAACAGTGATAACGAAGGAAAACCCTTTTCCCGGGATGACTATGAACATATGGTGAAAAGTTCAAAATATTTACGGGATGTAATAGGTTTTGGTTCAAAACGGGATTTTGATGAAGAAGGCTTCTTTGTTAAGAATAGCATGTTCCCGAAATTGGCTGAAGAAGAAAAGTACGATCGGGAAACAAAAGTGACGACTAAAAGATACATTCTAGTGAAAGACCCGCTTTTCTCACAACGAGAAGAAAAATGGGGTGATGAAGTGTCCTCTGCATTCTTATTGGATGATGAAGATGCCGTGATCATCGGCCCAAACACTAAGCATCCCTTTCGAGTAAAAGGTCTTATCGGCATGTCCGCCATGAGTTATGGTTCTTTGGGGAAGAACGCAATCACTGCCCTTTCTGAGGGATTGGCTGCAGCAAAAGGCACATGGATGAATACAGGGGAAGGAGGACTTTCTCCTTATCATTTAACCGGCGGTGTCGATATAATCATGCAAATCGGGCCGGCCATGTTTGGAGTTCGTGATAGCAAGGGCGAAATGGATTGGGATGAATTAAAAAGAAAAAGTGAAATACCAGAAATCAAAGCATTTGAAGTCAAATTGGCTCAAGGTGCCAAAACTCGCGGAGGGCATATCGATGCTGAAAAAGTGAATCCGGAAATTGCTGAAATCCGTAAGGTCGTTCCGTACAAAGCGATCGATAGTCCAAATCGGTTTCATCAATTCAATGACGTAAAATCCATGTGCGAGTTTATTGAAAGAATCAGGGAACAAACAGGCATCCCGGTAGGCATCAAAATGGTGATCGGCGGCAATGACAGTGTCGAAGAGCTTGCTAGCTATATGAAAGAAACCGGGAAAGGTCCGGATTTCATTTCATTGGATGGCGGTGAAGGCGGCACGGGTGCTTCTTATCAGGAATTGATCGATAGCGTAGGATTGCCGCTAAAATCCGCGTTGCCGATCTTAGTATCGACACTGGAAAAATACGGCGTCCGAGATCGGGTTAAAATCATCGCCTCCGGTAAATTGTTCACGCCTGATAGAATCGCCATTGCCCTAGCCATGGGAGCCGACCTTGTTAACATAGCGCGTGGTTTCATGATTGCGATAGGATGTATCCAGACGATGAAATGTCAATCCAACGCTTGTCCTGTCGGGGTAGCAACCACTGATCCGGAACTGCAAAAGGCACTTGTCATCGATGAAAAGAAATACCGTGTGGTCAATTTTCTTGTTACCCTTAGAAAAGGATTATACCGAATCTCAGCCGCTGCTGGTTTGGATTCACCTATCCATTTTCAACCTAAGCACATTAGCTATAAGGATGATAAAGGAATTGTCACATCCCTAGAAGATATCATGAAAGAAGTAAAGGGACATATAGGTGCCAGACAATGA
- a CDS encoding uracil-DNA glycosylase family protein translates to MGIANFSSFTKFKDLINALPVSYTDEMIQSEQFLLEREEKKKLEIYYAPFEYVNERAKVVIVGITPGLHQMKKSYSTVINARGHLHSDEEILHEVKKNSSFEGTMRKNLVQMLDELGLNTYFNISSTLDLFNKASHLVHTTSVLTYPVFYKGKNYSGTTPNMLKTELLKKNIMEGFATEIGTIERPLIIPLGVNVSKVLNYLASQDYLDANNILLGFPHPSGGNGHRHKQFAANKEQMKIMLQHYFSKEMTVG, encoded by the coding sequence ATGGGGATCGCTAATTTTTCTAGTTTTACGAAATTTAAGGACTTAATTAATGCATTACCTGTTTCCTATACAGATGAAATGATACAGAGCGAACAATTTTTGCTTGAAAGAGAAGAAAAGAAAAAGCTCGAAATCTATTACGCTCCTTTTGAATATGTAAATGAACGGGCCAAAGTGGTGATTGTCGGAATCACTCCTGGTTTACATCAAATGAAAAAATCGTATTCTACCGTAATTAATGCAAGAGGGCACTTACATAGCGATGAAGAGATCCTGCACGAAGTAAAAAAGAATTCCAGTTTTGAAGGAACGATGAGAAAAAATTTGGTTCAAATGTTAGATGAGCTTGGATTAAACACATACTTTAATATATCGTCCACACTGGATCTTTTTAACAAAGCTAGTCACCTCGTTCACACTACCTCTGTTTTAACCTATCCTGTCTTTTATAAAGGGAAAAACTACAGTGGAACGACTCCGAATATGCTAAAGACCGAGTTGCTTAAAAAAAATATTATGGAAGGCTTTGCTACCGAAATAGGTACCATTGAACGCCCGCTTATTATTCCTTTAGGCGTTAATGTTTCCAAGGTCTTAAACTATTTAGCGAGTCAAGATTATTTGGATGCTAACAACATACTTCTAGGATTTCCTCATCCATCTGGAGGAAATGGACATCGTCATAAGCAATTTGCTGCAAATAAAGAGCAAATGAAAATAATGTTACAGCACTATTTTTCAAAGGAAATGACCGTTGGTTAA
- a CDS encoding glycerate kinase, translating into MKIVIAPDSYKGSLSALEASKAIERGIRKALPDARTELVPVADGGEGTMDSLVAATNGRKVEVTVKGPLLEDVQAAYGILGDQETCVIEMASASGLCLVDPDKLNPLVTTTYGTGELIQKALNDGCRKFILAVGGSATNDAGVGMLQALGMRVFDEDGKPLGFGGAELSRISEINTEDLDSRIADSEFMIASDVQNPLVGPNGASSVFGPQKGATPAMVELLDKALSSWADLVEIKTGIHLHDKAGAGAAGGMGGAFQAFFPAETKRGIDIVLEHTKMGERLSDADCVFTGEGQIDYQTASGKTPMGVAQEAKKHGIPVFVLAGSIGTGIEVLYQHGVTSVHSLVSAPMPLKEAMERGAELLEGSAEQVMRTFLGAIKNRGNELFSKRA; encoded by the coding sequence ATGAAAATTGTTATTGCACCAGATTCCTATAAAGGAAGTCTGTCAGCATTAGAAGCTTCCAAAGCAATCGAGCGAGGGATCAGGAAGGCACTGCCGGATGCGAGGACAGAATTGGTTCCTGTAGCGGATGGCGGGGAAGGTACGATGGATAGCCTTGTGGCAGCTACGAATGGCCGAAAAGTTGAAGTGACTGTTAAAGGACCTTTACTTGAAGACGTTCAGGCAGCATATGGAATCTTGGGTGATCAGGAAACATGCGTGATTGAAATGGCCAGTGCATCCGGACTGTGCCTAGTCGATCCAGATAAGTTGAACCCATTGGTCACTACTACATACGGAACAGGGGAGCTTATTCAAAAGGCATTGAATGATGGCTGTCGAAAGTTCATTTTAGCGGTGGGCGGAAGCGCTACCAATGATGCGGGTGTTGGGATGCTCCAGGCCTTGGGGATGCGGGTGTTTGATGAAGATGGTAAACCGCTGGGATTCGGGGGTGCCGAATTATCACGGATATCAGAAATTAATACCGAAGATCTTGATTCCAGAATTGCAGATTCCGAGTTTATGATTGCCTCGGATGTCCAGAATCCGTTAGTCGGTCCAAATGGGGCATCAAGTGTTTTCGGACCTCAAAAAGGTGCCACTCCTGCCATGGTTGAATTGCTTGATAAAGCATTATCATCATGGGCGGATTTAGTGGAAATCAAGACAGGCATACACTTGCATGATAAAGCGGGTGCGGGTGCTGCAGGTGGAATGGGAGGTGCATTTCAAGCCTTTTTCCCAGCAGAAACAAAAAGGGGGATCGATATTGTATTGGAGCATACGAAAATGGGTGAAAGATTGTCCGATGCTGATTGTGTCTTTACCGGTGAGGGCCAAATCGATTACCAGACAGCTTCGGGCAAAACACCAATGGGAGTTGCACAAGAAGCCAAAAAGCACGGTATTCCAGTATTTGTTTTAGCTGGATCGATCGGAACCGGTATTGAAGTTTTATATCAACATGGAGTAACTAGTGTTCATAGTTTAGTGAGCGCCCCTATGCCGTTAAAGGAAGCTATGGAAAGAGGAGCTGAATTGTTGGAAGGGTCAGCCGAACAAGTAATGCGGACTTTTTTGGGAGCGATTAAAAATAGGGGTAATGAATTGTTTTCTAAAAGAGCTTAA
- a CDS encoding NAD(P)/FAD-dependent oxidoreductase, whose protein sequence is MQKIIVVGAGILGASTAYQLAKNGTEVIIIDRQDVGQATSAAAGIVCPWISQRRNQAWYLLAKNGAAFYPGLIEELERDGETETGYAQVGAISLHTDEAKLNAMKNRAAKRKEDAPEIGAITLLSAEETRALFPPLSSEYAAVHVSGAARVDGRALRDSLLRASQKNGAKLLYGEAILSHNGAQVTGVTFGNEFIPADKVIVCAGAWAPELLKPLGVNFQVTFQKAQIIHLETPNENTNNWPVVMPPSDQYLLAFDNNKIVAGATHENTVVFDNRMTAGGLQEVFNKALQTAPGLTDSTFVEARVGFRPFTPGFLPVMGPLPDWEGIIVANGLGASGLTMGPYLGSLLANLALDRKIEIDIENYDVRGALFT, encoded by the coding sequence ATGCAGAAAATCATTGTAGTTGGTGCAGGAATTTTGGGAGCTTCAACTGCCTATCAGTTGGCTAAAAATGGGACTGAAGTGATCATTATTGACCGTCAAGATGTCGGTCAGGCAACATCTGCAGCTGCAGGAATCGTATGCCCGTGGATATCACAAAGGCGCAACCAAGCTTGGTATCTCCTTGCCAAAAATGGGGCGGCTTTTTATCCGGGTTTAATTGAAGAACTTGAACGGGACGGCGAAACAGAGACTGGTTATGCCCAAGTAGGGGCCATAAGTCTACATACAGATGAAGCTAAATTGAATGCCATGAAGAACCGGGCGGCAAAACGGAAAGAAGATGCACCGGAGATTGGGGCGATCACATTACTTTCCGCAGAAGAGACTCGTGCCTTATTCCCGCCTCTTTCCAGTGAATATGCAGCCGTTCACGTGAGTGGTGCCGCGCGGGTCGATGGACGCGCACTTCGTGATTCCTTATTGCGGGCATCACAAAAAAACGGTGCAAAACTTTTGTATGGTGAGGCTATACTTTCACATAACGGTGCACAAGTGACAGGTGTAACATTTGGAAATGAATTCATACCTGCCGATAAAGTGATTGTTTGTGCTGGAGCTTGGGCACCGGAATTACTGAAGCCACTGGGCGTGAATTTTCAAGTCACCTTCCAAAAGGCTCAAATCATTCACCTGGAAACGCCAAATGAAAATACGAATAACTGGCCTGTAGTCATGCCTCCGAGTGATCAATATCTTTTGGCTTTCGATAATAACAAAATCGTTGCTGGGGCGACTCATGAAAATACGGTAGTTTTCGATAACCGAATGACCGCAGGAGGGCTGCAGGAAGTTTTCAACAAAGCCTTGCAAACCGCTCCCGGTTTAACAGATAGTACGTTTGTTGAAGCAAGGGTCGGATTTCGTCCCTTCACGCCGGGATTCCTTCCGGTCATGGGTCCTTTACCTGACTGGGAAGGCATAATCGTAGCAAATGGTCTTGGAGCTTCCGGTTTAACAATGGGCCCATATTTAGGCTCCCTATTGGCAAACCTCGCACTTGATAGAAAAATCGAAATCGATATAGAAAATTATGATGTAAGAGGTGCACTTTTCACATAA
- a CDS encoding branched-chain amino acid aminotransferase, with amino-acid sequence MLKKQMESYISKSVIEKKVELFKEEKDYVEKHKLIADDIIIVEKENASRFTAAYMERSNKESEELISEENSAFLAQPIEYLKKNKDEFLYFESHWFELIGVEALSLEVDDVFGTYNAMFGLKFQKKMGEVLKTYLIKELQGGIGSFSLMFNQGDGLWDVNFALDNLKGFREDMSLQEAFNLIYQFLFILVQTIEEDM; translated from the coding sequence ATGTTAAAAAAACAAATGGAATCATACATATCAAAATCCGTAATCGAAAAAAAGGTTGAGTTGTTTAAAGAAGAAAAGGATTATGTAGAAAAGCATAAATTAATTGCCGACGATATTATTATAGTGGAAAAAGAAAATGCATCCCGTTTTACAGCTGCTTATATGGAGCGCAGTAATAAAGAGAGCGAAGAATTAATCTCTGAAGAGAACTCTGCATTTTTAGCACAACCTATCGAGTATTTGAAAAAAAACAAAGATGAATTCCTTTACTTTGAATCACATTGGTTCGAATTAATCGGCGTTGAGGCACTTTCGTTAGAAGTCGATGATGTTTTCGGTACATATAACGCGATGTTCGGATTGAAATTCCAGAAAAAAATGGGTGAAGTTTTAAAAACGTATTTAATTAAGGAACTTCAAGGAGGAATTGGCTCGTTCAGTTTAATGTTTAATCAGGGCGACGGGCTATGGGACGTGAATTTTGCCTTGGATAACTTAAAAGGGTTTAGAGAAGACATGTCATTACAAGAAGCTTTTAATTTAATCTATCAATTTCTTTTTATCCTTGTTCAAACAATCGAGGAAGATATGTAA
- a CDS encoding MFS transporter has translation MKNTYMKTASGVYINYFLLGMVNIMLASNMPYLTEQWDTDNAGVSYIIAAIGVGKLLTYAFTGYLSDKIGRKPLIIASSLGMGIFLIGIPLSPNYHMAFVFAILAGVANSSMDAGSYPGLTELFPRAAGSASVLVKAFMSAGAFLLPFMILFFSNHEMFYGYAFFIPAVIYLLNLIFLFTVSFPGTNMYKEKHMDDRTGRMKFISEPVLRKEGLALVIIGFTSTGLFTVSQIWLPTYGQQAVGMTMASSIKLLSYYSLGALISVLVLSILLKKIVRPITVIMVYPIITFISILTILLVKVPIIVSITAFFIGLSTAGIFLLAITIMTEFFWSKKGTVTGIVATAAGLASIVMPLVTGWMSKSGNISIIFIFDAFLSVTGFIAAVYVYYRYGKLMGKGKEQTGDVRLHA, from the coding sequence ATGAAGAACACGTATATGAAAACAGCATCAGGAGTATATATTAATTATTTCCTGTTAGGTATGGTCAATATCATGCTCGCATCGAATATGCCGTATTTAACGGAGCAATGGGATACAGATAATGCCGGGGTAAGTTATATCATCGCAGCTATAGGGGTGGGGAAATTACTTACATATGCATTTACGGGATATTTATCAGATAAAATCGGGCGCAAACCATTAATTATTGCTTCATCATTGGGAATGGGTATTTTCTTGATCGGTATTCCATTATCGCCAAATTATCATATGGCTTTTGTTTTTGCTATCCTTGCAGGTGTCGCTAATTCGTCAATGGATGCAGGATCATATCCAGGTTTAACAGAGCTTTTCCCACGAGCTGCCGGTTCTGCAAGTGTACTGGTGAAAGCATTCATGTCTGCTGGAGCATTTCTTCTTCCGTTCATGATATTATTTTTCTCGAATCATGAGATGTTTTATGGATATGCCTTTTTTATTCCTGCTGTCATTTATCTATTGAATTTGATTTTTTTATTCACCGTTTCTTTTCCTGGTACGAATATGTATAAGGAAAAACATATGGACGATCGTACCGGGAGAATGAAATTCATTTCAGAACCGGTATTACGTAAAGAGGGACTTGCCCTCGTGATAATCGGTTTCACATCAACAGGATTATTCACCGTTTCACAGATATGGCTTCCGACTTATGGGCAGCAAGCTGTGGGCATGACGATGGCCAGTTCCATCAAATTACTGAGTTATTATAGTTTAGGGGCGCTTATTTCTGTATTGGTTTTATCCATATTATTAAAAAAGATCGTCCGGCCAATAACGGTTATCATGGTTTATCCGATCATAACTTTTATTTCAATCCTTACGATCCTTTTGGTTAAGGTACCGATCATCGTTTCCATCACCGCATTTTTCATCGGACTTTCCACTGCGGGTATCTTTCTATTAGCCATTACGATAATGACGGAATTTTTCTGGAGTAAAAAAGGAACAGTGACAGGGATTGTAGCAACAGCTGCTGGATTGGCTTCTATAGTCATGCCGCTTGTAACGGGTTGGATGTCGAAAAGCGGGAATATATCAATCATCTTCATATTTGATGCATTCCTGTCTGTAACTGGATTTATAGCTGCAGTTTATGTTTATTATCGCTATGGAAAGCTGATGGGTAAGGGAAAAGAGCAGACAGGGGATGTTCGTTTACATGCCTGA
- a CDS encoding zinc-dependent alcohol dehydrogenase encodes MKAVTYQGPNHVQVNQVEDAKLEKKDDIIVKITSTAICGSDLHLYQGNMPLPPGYIIGHEPMGIVEEVGPEVTKVKKGDRVVVPFNVSCGHCFYCQHEMESQCDNSNPHYDSGGYFGYTEKFGNHPGGQAEYLKVPFGNFTPFVIEESCELEDESLLFLSDVLPTAYWSVINAGVKSGDTVIVLGCGPVGLMVQKFAWMKGAKRVIAIDYLDYRIDHAKKMNKVEVFEFTKYPDMGEHLKEITHGGADVVIDCVGMDGKKSPLEFLEQKFKLQGGTLGPIQISTKAVRKYGTVQMTGVYGGNYNLFPLGAFWIRNINLKMGQAPVIHLMPELFKKITNNEFDPREIITHKMSLEDASHGYQIFNNREDDCIKVVLKP; translated from the coding sequence ATGAAGGCTGTAACTTATCAAGGACCAAATCATGTACAGGTTAACCAAGTAGAGGATGCAAAATTAGAAAAAAAAGACGATATCATAGTTAAGATTACTTCTACCGCTATTTGCGGATCTGATTTGCATTTATATCAAGGTAACATGCCATTACCCCCAGGATATATTATCGGTCACGAACCAATGGGTATTGTAGAAGAAGTTGGACCTGAAGTCACAAAAGTAAAAAAGGGAGACCGTGTTGTCGTTCCCTTTAATGTTTCATGCGGACATTGCTTTTATTGCCAACATGAAATGGAAAGCCAGTGCGATAACTCAAACCCTCATTATGATTCTGGAGGATACTTTGGTTATACGGAAAAGTTCGGTAACCATCCAGGTGGTCAGGCTGAATATTTAAAAGTCCCTTTTGGAAATTTCACTCCCTTTGTTATCGAGGAATCATGCGAATTGGAAGATGAGTCACTGCTCTTTTTATCGGATGTTCTGCCAACAGCTTATTGGAGTGTAATAAATGCAGGTGTAAAATCAGGCGATACTGTTATAGTTCTTGGATGTGGACCTGTTGGGTTGATGGTACAAAAATTTGCCTGGATGAAAGGTGCAAAACGTGTGATAGCAATTGATTACTTGGATTACCGGATCGATCATGCGAAAAAGATGAACAAAGTTGAGGTATTTGAGTTCACAAAATACCCCGATATGGGTGAACATTTAAAAGAGATTACTCATGGTGGGGCAGATGTCGTCATCGATTGTGTAGGTATGGACGGAAAGAAATCACCCCTAGAGTTTCTGGAACAAAAATTCAAACTGCAGGGCGGAACCCTTGGACCCATTCAAATTTCTACTAAAGCTGTCCGGAAGTATGGTACTGTGCAAATGACTGGTGTTTACGGGGGTAACTATAATCTTTTTCCATTAGGTGCATTTTGGATAAGAAATATTAATCTTAAAATGGGACAAGCTCCAGTCATTCATTTAATGCCAGAATTGTTTAAAAAAATAACAAATAACGAATTTGACCCAAGGGAAATTATCACACACAAAATGTCCCTTGAAGACGCAAGTCATGGGTATCAAATTTTTAATAATCGTGAGGATGATTGTATAAAAGTCGTTTTAAAACCATAA
- a CDS encoding GTP cyclohydrolase II codes for MTQTKFDSKVLSVIEDKIRLIKIDKKAIYLVGPIRLPVNLYGETVVFKWYCWLNCDEVTENYERIIEKLSSVNLAELQQSSVLVYGDFSNGDDAIIRMHSICHTGDIFGSKRCDCGYQLKKSMKMIVEHGVGALFYLANHEGRGIGLFSKALAYILQENGYDTVDANKKLGFVDDSRNYNDAILVLKALRSKPVTLMTNNPKKLEALKNAGLEVAGRKPLWGDISEFNENYLQTKIKRSGHLEEERICPND; via the coding sequence ATGACCCAAACAAAGTTTGATTCGAAAGTTCTTTCAGTTATAGAAGATAAAATTCGTTTAATTAAAATAGATAAAAAGGCAATTTATTTAGTTGGTCCCATTCGACTACCAGTTAACTTATATGGGGAGACGGTAGTGTTCAAATGGTATTGTTGGCTAAATTGTGACGAAGTAACAGAAAACTATGAGAGAATTATTGAAAAATTATCTTCTGTTAATTTAGCTGAATTGCAGCAATCAAGTGTGTTAGTATATGGTGACTTTTCAAATGGTGATGATGCCATTATCAGAATGCATTCCATTTGTCATACAGGTGACATATTTGGCAGTAAGCGATGCGACTGCGGTTATCAATTGAAAAAATCCATGAAAATGATAGTGGAACATGGTGTGGGCGCGTTGTTTTATCTAGCCAATCATGAAGGAAGAGGAATTGGCCTCTTTAGTAAAGCACTGGCTTATATCCTTCAGGAAAATGGCTATGATACAGTTGATGCTAATAAAAAACTGGGTTTTGTTGATGATTCCAGAAACTATAATGACGCGATATTGGTATTGAAAGCACTAAGATCCAAGCCGGTTACACTTATGACCAATAACCCCAAAAAGTTGGAAGCTTTGAAAAACGCCGGTTTGGAGGTTGCAGGTAGAAAGCCTTTATGGGGGGATATTTCGGAGTTTAATGAGAATTATCTCCAGACAAAGATAAAACGTTCAGGTCATTTAGAGGAAGAAAGGATTTGTCCAAATGACTAA